A window from Gasterosteus aculeatus chromosome 14, fGasAcu3.hap1.1, whole genome shotgun sequence encodes these proteins:
- the dab2ipb gene encoding DAB2 interacting protein b isoform X15 has protein sequence MFHIFSKSSHLMPRLKESRSHESLLSPSSAVEALDLSMEDEVVIKPVHSSILGQDYCFEVTTSTGSKCFSCRSSAERDKWMENLRRAVQPNKDNSRRVENLLKLWIIEAKDLPAKKKYFCELCLDDSLYARTTCKLKADNVFWGEHFEFNNLPAVKSITAHLYKDSDKKKKKDKNNYIGLVNIPVAAVTGRQFMEKWYAVSTPNPPKGKTSGPMIRIKARYQSMNILPMEMYKEFAEYTTNNYMLLCSVLEPGISVKNKEEMACALVHILQSTGKAKDFLTDLMMSEVDRCGENEHLIFRENTLATKAIEEYLKLVGQKYLQDALGEFIKALYESDENCEVDPSRCSSGDLHEHQSNLKMCCELAFCKIINSYCVFPRELKEVFASWRQECSNRGRPDISERLISASLFLRFLCPAIMSPSLFNLMQEYPDDRTARTLTLIAKVTQNLANFTKFGNKEEYMSFMNQFVEHEWTNMQRFLVEISNPETISNTAGFEGYIDLGRELSTLHSLLSEVVSQMDQSAASKLGPLPRILREVNTALSNPSCVMMSPGQSSEHVGSPPAEASCSISTGLQKMVIDNDLPGLVDFTRLPSPTAENKDLFFVTRSSGIQPSPARSSSYSETNEADMGMANGSKSLSMVDLQDPRSLDGGPGPSSSEALGEGPTPGGGWLARVPQVNIPGGPTLRRPAQTPTALGTESTPGRPAQLLAPLSFQNPVYQMAACLPVSPRGMTDSGSECHSSVSSHSNNEDGPAGGKNAFLNHGGGGGGGGGGGGSSGDEYTRRSGEFNRRQLSLTETQHQPNVPRQNSAGPQRRIDQPPPQSVTRGRTPPNLLNSGPYPRPSSGNMMTSSPDWPGSGARLRQQSSSSKGDSPETKQRAQHKQAPSPVNPSALDRTAAWLLNMNVQYLDHEGTEPESLRNREDLTQVEKYQQEILVLQEKLRSSVQKLEEYESRLKGQDEQAQKVLMEYQARLEESEERLRRQQDDKDLQMKGIISRLMSVEEELKKDHSDMQAVVDSKQKIIDAQEKRIASLDAANARLMSALSQLKERYSMQTRNGISPTNPTKLQITENGEFRNSSNC, from the exons ATGTTTCACATATTTAGTAAATC atCTCATCTGATGCCAAGGCTGAAGGAGTCTCGCTCCCATGAGTCGTTGCTCAGCCCCAGTAGTGCTGTGGAAGCCCTGGACCTAAGCATGGAGGACGAGGTTGTCATCAAGCCGGTTCACAGCAGCATCCTCGGGCAGGACTACTGCTTTGAG GTCACCACCTCCACAGGAAGCAAATGTTTTTCGTGCCGTTCGTCAGCCGAGAGAGACAAATGGATGGAGAATCTGCGCAGGGCGGTGCAGCCCAACAAG gaCAACAGTCGCAGGGTGGAGAACCTGCTGAAGCTCTGGATCATCGAAGCCAAGGACCTGCCGGCCAAAAAGAAATACTTCTGCGAGCTGTGCCTGGACGACTCGCTCTACGCCCGCACCACCTGCAAGCTCAAGGCGGACAACGTCTTCTGGGGGGAGCACTTTGAGTTCAACAACCTGCCCGCCGTCAAGAGCATCACCGCCCACCTCTACAAAGACTcggacaagaagaaaaagaaagataaaaacaaCTACATCGGACTTGTCAATATCCCCGTCGCCGCGGTCACCGGGCGACAGTTCATGGAGAAGTGGTACGCCGTCAGCACGCCCAACCCGCCAAAGGGCAAGACGTCCGGGCCCATGATCAGGATCAAGGCGCGCTACCAGAGCATGAACATCCTGCCCATGGAGATGTACAAGGAGTTCGCAGAGTACACCACCAACAACTACATGCTGCTCTGCTCGGTGCTCGAGCCGGGGATCAGCGTCAAGAACAAGGAGGAGATGGCGTGCGCCCTGGTCCACATTCTGCAGAGCACCGGCAAGGCCAAG GACTTCCTCACGGATCTGATGATGTCAGAGGTGGATCGATGCGGGGAGAACGAGCACCTCATCTTCAGGGAGAACACGCTGGCGACGAAGGCCATAGAGGAGTACCTCAAGCTGGTGGGACAGAAGTACCTGCAGGACGCCCTGG gggAGTTCATCAAGGCTCTGTACGAGTCAGATGAGAACTGCGAGGTGGATCCGTCCAGGTGTTCCTCAGGCGACCTGCACGAACACCAGAGCAACCTGAAGATGTGCTGCGAGCTGGCCTTCTGCAAGATCATCAACTCATACTG CGTCTTTCCCAGAGAGCTGAAGGAGGTCTTTGCGTCATGGCGACAGGAATGCAGCAACCGGGGTCGACCGGACATCAGCGAGCGGCTCATCAGCGCGTCCTTGTTCCTGCGGTTCCTCTGCCCGGCCATCATGTCCCCCTCGCTTTTCAACTTGATGCAGGAGTATCCGGATGACCGCACAGCGCGCACGCTCACGCTCATCGCCAAAGTCACGCAGAACCTGGCGAACTTCacaaa GTTTGGTAACAAGGAGGAGTACATGTCCTTCATGAACCAGTTCGTGGAGCACGAGTGGACCAACATGCAGCGCTTCCTGGTCGAAATCTCCAACCCAGAGACCATCTCCAACACGGCGGGCTTCGAGGGCTACATCGACCTCGGCAGGGAACTCTCCACCCTGCACTCCCTGCTTTCGGAGGTGGTGTCCCAGATGGACCAG AGTGCCGCCTCCAAGCTGGGTCCTCTGCCCAGGATCCTGCGGGAGGTGAACACGGCTCTGTCCAACCCGTCCTGCGTCATGATGTCCCCGGGACAGTCCTCGGAGCACGTGGGCTCGCCCCCCGCCGAGGCCAGCTGCAGCATCTCCACCGGCCTGCAGAAGATGGTCATAGACAACGACCTGCCGGG GCTGGTGGACTTCACCAGGTTACCGTCTCCCACCGCGGAAAATAAGGACCTATTCTTTGTGACCAGGAGCTCCGGGATCCAACCTTCCCCAGCACGCAGTTCGAGCTACTCTGAGACCAATGAAGCGGACATGGGCATGGCCAACGGCAGCAAGAGTCTGTCCATGGTGGACCTCCAGGACCCCCGCAGTCTGGACGGTGGTCCGGGTCCAAGCTCCTCGGAGGCCCTGGGTGAAGGTCCAACCCCCGGGGGAGGGTGGTTGGCCAGAGTCCCACAGGTGAACATCCCCGGTGGTCCCACTCTGAGGAGGCCGGCCCAGACCCCCACCGCCCTGGGTACAGAAAGCACCCCGGGTCGACCCGCCCAGCTCCTGGCCCCCCTGTCCTTCCAAAATCCGGTCTACCAGATGGCGGCTTGCCTGCCCGTGTCCCCTCGAGGAATGACCGACTCGGGCTCCGAGTGCCACAGTTCCGTCAGTTCCCATAGCAACAACGAGGACGGACCGGCAGGAGGGAAGAACGCCTTCTTGAaccacggcggcggcggcggcggcggaggaggtggcggcgggAGCAGCGGGGACGAGTACACCCGGCGTTCGGGGGAGTTCAACCGCCGGCAGCTGTCCCTCACGGAGACACAGCACCAGCCCAACGTCCCCAGACAGAACAGTGCCGGCCCGCAGCGGAGAATAGACCAACCTCCGCCCCAGAGCGTCACCCGGGGCCGCACGCCTCCAAATCTCCTCAACAGCGGACCCTACCCCCGGCCCTCTTCTGGCAACATGATGACATCGTCGCCCGACTGGCCCGGCAGCGGCGCGCGGTTACGGcagcagtcctcctcctccaaaggGGACAGTCCGGAGACCAAGCAGCGGGCTCAGCATAAACAG GCCCCCTCCCCAGTGAACCCCAGTGCGCTGGACCGCACAGCAGCCTGGCTATTGAATATGAATGTGCAGTATTTAGACCATGAGGGGACGGAGCCCGAGTCACTGAGAAACAGAGAGGATCTGACTCAGGTGGAGAAG TATCAGCAGGAGATCTTAgtgctgcaggagaagctgcGGTCGTCGgtgcagaagctggaggagtaCGAGTCCCGTCTGAAGGGTCAGGACGAGCAGGCCCAGAAGGTGCTGATGGAGTACCAGGCCAGGCTGGAGGAGTCGGAGGAGCGCCTGCGCAGACAGCAGGACGACAAGGACCTCCAGATGAAGGGCATCATCAGCAG GTTAAtgtcggtggaggaggagcttaaGAAGGACCACTCGGACATGCAGGCGGTGGTGGACTCCAAGCAGAAGATCATTGATGCACAG gagaagCGCATAGCATCTTTGGATGCTGCCAACGCTCGTCTGATGAGCGCCCTCAGCCAGCTGAAGGAGCGCTACAGCATGCAGACCCGCAACGGCATCTCGCCCACCAACCCCACCAAGCTGCAGATAACTGAAAACGGGGAGTTCAGGAACAGCAGCAACTGTTAG
- the dab2ipb gene encoding DAB2 interacting protein b isoform X16: protein MPRLKESRSHESLLSPSSAVEALDLSMEDEVVIKPVHSSILGQDYCFEVTTSTGSKCFSCRSSAERDKWMENLRRAVQPNKDNSRRVENLLKLWIIEAKDLPAKKKYFCELCLDDSLYARTTCKLKADNVFWGEHFEFNNLPAVKSITAHLYKDSDKKKKKDKNNYIGLVNIPVAAVTGRQFMEKWYAVSTPNPPKGKTSGPMIRIKARYQSMNILPMEMYKEFAEYTTNNYMLLCSVLEPGISVKNKEEMACALVHILQSTGKAKDFLTDLMMSEVDRCGENEHLIFRENTLATKAIEEYLKLVGQKYLQDALGEFIKALYESDENCEVDPSRCSSGDLHEHQSNLKMCCELAFCKIINSYCVFPRELKEVFASWRQECSNRGRPDISERLISASLFLRFLCPAIMSPSLFNLMQEYPDDRTARTLTLIAKVTQNLANFTKFGNKEEYMSFMNQFVEHEWTNMQRFLVEISNPETISNTAGFEGYIDLGRELSTLHSLLSEVVSQMDQSAASKLGPLPRILREVNTALSNPSCVMMSPGQSSEHVGSPPAEASCSISTGLQKMVIDNDLPGLVDFTRLPSPTAENKDLFFVTRSSGIQPSPARSSSYSETNEADMGMANGSKSLSMVDLQDPRSLDGGPGPSSSEALGEGPTPGGGWLARVPQVNIPGGPTLRRPAQTPTALGTESTPGRPAQLLAPLSFQNPVYQMAACLPVSPRGMTDSGSECHSSVSSHSNNEDGPAGGKNAFLNHGGGGGGGGGGGGSSGDEYTRRSGEFNRRQLSLTETQHQPNVPRQNSAGPQRRIDQPPPQSVTRGRTPPNLLNSGPYPRPSSGNMMTSSPDWPGSGARLRQQSSSSKGDSPETKQRAQHKQAPSPVNPSALDRTAAWLLNMNVQYLDHEGTEPESLRNREDLTQVEKYQQEILVLQEKLRSSVQKLEEYESRLKGQDEQAQKVLMEYQARLEESEERLRRQQDDKDLQMKGIISRLMSVEEELKKDHSDMQAVVDSKQKIIDAQEKRIASLDAANARLMSALSQLKERYSMQTRNGISPTNPTKLQITENGEFRNSSNC from the exons ATGCCAAGGCTGAAGGAGTCTCGCTCCCATGAGTCGTTGCTCAGCCCCAGTAGTGCTGTGGAAGCCCTGGACCTAAGCATGGAGGACGAGGTTGTCATCAAGCCGGTTCACAGCAGCATCCTCGGGCAGGACTACTGCTTTGAG GTCACCACCTCCACAGGAAGCAAATGTTTTTCGTGCCGTTCGTCAGCCGAGAGAGACAAATGGATGGAGAATCTGCGCAGGGCGGTGCAGCCCAACAAG gaCAACAGTCGCAGGGTGGAGAACCTGCTGAAGCTCTGGATCATCGAAGCCAAGGACCTGCCGGCCAAAAAGAAATACTTCTGCGAGCTGTGCCTGGACGACTCGCTCTACGCCCGCACCACCTGCAAGCTCAAGGCGGACAACGTCTTCTGGGGGGAGCACTTTGAGTTCAACAACCTGCCCGCCGTCAAGAGCATCACCGCCCACCTCTACAAAGACTcggacaagaagaaaaagaaagataaaaacaaCTACATCGGACTTGTCAATATCCCCGTCGCCGCGGTCACCGGGCGACAGTTCATGGAGAAGTGGTACGCCGTCAGCACGCCCAACCCGCCAAAGGGCAAGACGTCCGGGCCCATGATCAGGATCAAGGCGCGCTACCAGAGCATGAACATCCTGCCCATGGAGATGTACAAGGAGTTCGCAGAGTACACCACCAACAACTACATGCTGCTCTGCTCGGTGCTCGAGCCGGGGATCAGCGTCAAGAACAAGGAGGAGATGGCGTGCGCCCTGGTCCACATTCTGCAGAGCACCGGCAAGGCCAAG GACTTCCTCACGGATCTGATGATGTCAGAGGTGGATCGATGCGGGGAGAACGAGCACCTCATCTTCAGGGAGAACACGCTGGCGACGAAGGCCATAGAGGAGTACCTCAAGCTGGTGGGACAGAAGTACCTGCAGGACGCCCTGG gggAGTTCATCAAGGCTCTGTACGAGTCAGATGAGAACTGCGAGGTGGATCCGTCCAGGTGTTCCTCAGGCGACCTGCACGAACACCAGAGCAACCTGAAGATGTGCTGCGAGCTGGCCTTCTGCAAGATCATCAACTCATACTG CGTCTTTCCCAGAGAGCTGAAGGAGGTCTTTGCGTCATGGCGACAGGAATGCAGCAACCGGGGTCGACCGGACATCAGCGAGCGGCTCATCAGCGCGTCCTTGTTCCTGCGGTTCCTCTGCCCGGCCATCATGTCCCCCTCGCTTTTCAACTTGATGCAGGAGTATCCGGATGACCGCACAGCGCGCACGCTCACGCTCATCGCCAAAGTCACGCAGAACCTGGCGAACTTCacaaa GTTTGGTAACAAGGAGGAGTACATGTCCTTCATGAACCAGTTCGTGGAGCACGAGTGGACCAACATGCAGCGCTTCCTGGTCGAAATCTCCAACCCAGAGACCATCTCCAACACGGCGGGCTTCGAGGGCTACATCGACCTCGGCAGGGAACTCTCCACCCTGCACTCCCTGCTTTCGGAGGTGGTGTCCCAGATGGACCAG AGTGCCGCCTCCAAGCTGGGTCCTCTGCCCAGGATCCTGCGGGAGGTGAACACGGCTCTGTCCAACCCGTCCTGCGTCATGATGTCCCCGGGACAGTCCTCGGAGCACGTGGGCTCGCCCCCCGCCGAGGCCAGCTGCAGCATCTCCACCGGCCTGCAGAAGATGGTCATAGACAACGACCTGCCGGG GCTGGTGGACTTCACCAGGTTACCGTCTCCCACCGCGGAAAATAAGGACCTATTCTTTGTGACCAGGAGCTCCGGGATCCAACCTTCCCCAGCACGCAGTTCGAGCTACTCTGAGACCAATGAAGCGGACATGGGCATGGCCAACGGCAGCAAGAGTCTGTCCATGGTGGACCTCCAGGACCCCCGCAGTCTGGACGGTGGTCCGGGTCCAAGCTCCTCGGAGGCCCTGGGTGAAGGTCCAACCCCCGGGGGAGGGTGGTTGGCCAGAGTCCCACAGGTGAACATCCCCGGTGGTCCCACTCTGAGGAGGCCGGCCCAGACCCCCACCGCCCTGGGTACAGAAAGCACCCCGGGTCGACCCGCCCAGCTCCTGGCCCCCCTGTCCTTCCAAAATCCGGTCTACCAGATGGCGGCTTGCCTGCCCGTGTCCCCTCGAGGAATGACCGACTCGGGCTCCGAGTGCCACAGTTCCGTCAGTTCCCATAGCAACAACGAGGACGGACCGGCAGGAGGGAAGAACGCCTTCTTGAaccacggcggcggcggcggcggcggaggaggtggcggcgggAGCAGCGGGGACGAGTACACCCGGCGTTCGGGGGAGTTCAACCGCCGGCAGCTGTCCCTCACGGAGACACAGCACCAGCCCAACGTCCCCAGACAGAACAGTGCCGGCCCGCAGCGGAGAATAGACCAACCTCCGCCCCAGAGCGTCACCCGGGGCCGCACGCCTCCAAATCTCCTCAACAGCGGACCCTACCCCCGGCCCTCTTCTGGCAACATGATGACATCGTCGCCCGACTGGCCCGGCAGCGGCGCGCGGTTACGGcagcagtcctcctcctccaaaggGGACAGTCCGGAGACCAAGCAGCGGGCTCAGCATAAACAG GCCCCCTCCCCAGTGAACCCCAGTGCGCTGGACCGCACAGCAGCCTGGCTATTGAATATGAATGTGCAGTATTTAGACCATGAGGGGACGGAGCCCGAGTCACTGAGAAACAGAGAGGATCTGACTCAGGTGGAGAAG TATCAGCAGGAGATCTTAgtgctgcaggagaagctgcGGTCGTCGgtgcagaagctggaggagtaCGAGTCCCGTCTGAAGGGTCAGGACGAGCAGGCCCAGAAGGTGCTGATGGAGTACCAGGCCAGGCTGGAGGAGTCGGAGGAGCGCCTGCGCAGACAGCAGGACGACAAGGACCTCCAGATGAAGGGCATCATCAGCAG GTTAAtgtcggtggaggaggagcttaaGAAGGACCACTCGGACATGCAGGCGGTGGTGGACTCCAAGCAGAAGATCATTGATGCACAG gagaagCGCATAGCATCTTTGGATGCTGCCAACGCTCGTCTGATGAGCGCCCTCAGCCAGCTGAAGGAGCGCTACAGCATGCAGACCCGCAACGGCATCTCGCCCACCAACCCCACCAAGCTGCAGATAACTGAAAACGGGGAGTTCAGGAACAGCAGCAACTGTTAG
- the dab2ipb gene encoding DAB2 interacting protein b isoform X11, whose amino-acid sequence MDPDTSTHPDAQQESPPERTGRRRSMPGGSSDKSTPTMEPASPAATPFRVTVSTGFLSRRLKGSIKRTKSQPKLDRNSSFRHILPGFRSVDNDRSHLMPRLKESRSHESLLSPSSAVEALDLSMEDEVVIKPVHSSILGQDYCFEVTTSTGSKCFSCRSSAERDKWMENLRRAVQPNKDNSRRVENLLKLWIIEAKDLPAKKKYFCELCLDDSLYARTTCKLKADNVFWGEHFEFNNLPAVKSITAHLYKDSDKKKKKDKNNYIGLVNIPVAAVTGRQFMEKWYAVSTPNPPKGKTSGPMIRIKARYQSMNILPMEMYKEFAEYTTNNYMLLCSVLEPGISVKNKEEMACALVHILQSTGKAKDFLTDLMMSEVDRCGENEHLIFRENTLATKAIEEYLKLVGQKYLQDALGEFIKALYESDENCEVDPSRCSSGDLHEHQSNLKMCCELAFCKIINSYCVFPRELKEVFASWRQECSNRGRPDISERLISASLFLRFLCPAIMSPSLFNLMQEYPDDRTARTLTLIAKVTQNLANFTKFGNKEEYMSFMNQFVEHEWTNMQRFLVEISNPETISNTAGFEGYIDLGRELSTLHSLLSEVVSQMDQSAASKLGPLPRILREVNTALSNPSCVMMSPGQSSEHVGSPPAEASCSISTGLQKMVIDNDLPGLVDFTRLPSPTAENKDLFFVTRSSGIQPSPARSSSYSETNEADMGMANGSKSLSMVDLQDPRSLDGGPGPSSSEALGEGPTPGGGWLARVPQVNIPGGPTLRRPAQTPTALGTESTPGRPAQLLAPLSFQNPVYQMAACLPVSPRGMTDSGSECHSSVSSHSNNEDGPAGGKNAFLNHGGGGGGGGGGGGSSGDEYTRRSGEFNRRQLSLTETQHQPNVPRQNSAGPQRRIDQPPPQSVTRGRTPPNLLNSGPYPRPSSGNMMTSSPDWPGSGARLRQQSSSSKGDSPETKQRAQHKQAPSPVNPSALDRTAAWLLNMNVQYLDHEGTEPESLRNREDLTQVEKYQQEILVLQEKLRSSVQKLEEYESRLKGQDEQAQKVLMEYQARLEESEERLRRQQDDKDLQMKGIISRLMSVEEELKKDHSDMQAVVDSKQKIIDAQEKRIASLDAANARLMSALSQLKERYSMQTRNGISPTNPTKLQITENGEFRNSSNC is encoded by the exons atCTCATCTGATGCCAAGGCTGAAGGAGTCTCGCTCCCATGAGTCGTTGCTCAGCCCCAGTAGTGCTGTGGAAGCCCTGGACCTAAGCATGGAGGACGAGGTTGTCATCAAGCCGGTTCACAGCAGCATCCTCGGGCAGGACTACTGCTTTGAG GTCACCACCTCCACAGGAAGCAAATGTTTTTCGTGCCGTTCGTCAGCCGAGAGAGACAAATGGATGGAGAATCTGCGCAGGGCGGTGCAGCCCAACAAG gaCAACAGTCGCAGGGTGGAGAACCTGCTGAAGCTCTGGATCATCGAAGCCAAGGACCTGCCGGCCAAAAAGAAATACTTCTGCGAGCTGTGCCTGGACGACTCGCTCTACGCCCGCACCACCTGCAAGCTCAAGGCGGACAACGTCTTCTGGGGGGAGCACTTTGAGTTCAACAACCTGCCCGCCGTCAAGAGCATCACCGCCCACCTCTACAAAGACTcggacaagaagaaaaagaaagataaaaacaaCTACATCGGACTTGTCAATATCCCCGTCGCCGCGGTCACCGGGCGACAGTTCATGGAGAAGTGGTACGCCGTCAGCACGCCCAACCCGCCAAAGGGCAAGACGTCCGGGCCCATGATCAGGATCAAGGCGCGCTACCAGAGCATGAACATCCTGCCCATGGAGATGTACAAGGAGTTCGCAGAGTACACCACCAACAACTACATGCTGCTCTGCTCGGTGCTCGAGCCGGGGATCAGCGTCAAGAACAAGGAGGAGATGGCGTGCGCCCTGGTCCACATTCTGCAGAGCACCGGCAAGGCCAAG GACTTCCTCACGGATCTGATGATGTCAGAGGTGGATCGATGCGGGGAGAACGAGCACCTCATCTTCAGGGAGAACACGCTGGCGACGAAGGCCATAGAGGAGTACCTCAAGCTGGTGGGACAGAAGTACCTGCAGGACGCCCTGG gggAGTTCATCAAGGCTCTGTACGAGTCAGATGAGAACTGCGAGGTGGATCCGTCCAGGTGTTCCTCAGGCGACCTGCACGAACACCAGAGCAACCTGAAGATGTGCTGCGAGCTGGCCTTCTGCAAGATCATCAACTCATACTG CGTCTTTCCCAGAGAGCTGAAGGAGGTCTTTGCGTCATGGCGACAGGAATGCAGCAACCGGGGTCGACCGGACATCAGCGAGCGGCTCATCAGCGCGTCCTTGTTCCTGCGGTTCCTCTGCCCGGCCATCATGTCCCCCTCGCTTTTCAACTTGATGCAGGAGTATCCGGATGACCGCACAGCGCGCACGCTCACGCTCATCGCCAAAGTCACGCAGAACCTGGCGAACTTCacaaa GTTTGGTAACAAGGAGGAGTACATGTCCTTCATGAACCAGTTCGTGGAGCACGAGTGGACCAACATGCAGCGCTTCCTGGTCGAAATCTCCAACCCAGAGACCATCTCCAACACGGCGGGCTTCGAGGGCTACATCGACCTCGGCAGGGAACTCTCCACCCTGCACTCCCTGCTTTCGGAGGTGGTGTCCCAGATGGACCAG AGTGCCGCCTCCAAGCTGGGTCCTCTGCCCAGGATCCTGCGGGAGGTGAACACGGCTCTGTCCAACCCGTCCTGCGTCATGATGTCCCCGGGACAGTCCTCGGAGCACGTGGGCTCGCCCCCCGCCGAGGCCAGCTGCAGCATCTCCACCGGCCTGCAGAAGATGGTCATAGACAACGACCTGCCGGG GCTGGTGGACTTCACCAGGTTACCGTCTCCCACCGCGGAAAATAAGGACCTATTCTTTGTGACCAGGAGCTCCGGGATCCAACCTTCCCCAGCACGCAGTTCGAGCTACTCTGAGACCAATGAAGCGGACATGGGCATGGCCAACGGCAGCAAGAGTCTGTCCATGGTGGACCTCCAGGACCCCCGCAGTCTGGACGGTGGTCCGGGTCCAAGCTCCTCGGAGGCCCTGGGTGAAGGTCCAACCCCCGGGGGAGGGTGGTTGGCCAGAGTCCCACAGGTGAACATCCCCGGTGGTCCCACTCTGAGGAGGCCGGCCCAGACCCCCACCGCCCTGGGTACAGAAAGCACCCCGGGTCGACCCGCCCAGCTCCTGGCCCCCCTGTCCTTCCAAAATCCGGTCTACCAGATGGCGGCTTGCCTGCCCGTGTCCCCTCGAGGAATGACCGACTCGGGCTCCGAGTGCCACAGTTCCGTCAGTTCCCATAGCAACAACGAGGACGGACCGGCAGGAGGGAAGAACGCCTTCTTGAaccacggcggcggcggcggcggcggaggaggtggcggcgggAGCAGCGGGGACGAGTACACCCGGCGTTCGGGGGAGTTCAACCGCCGGCAGCTGTCCCTCACGGAGACACAGCACCAGCCCAACGTCCCCAGACAGAACAGTGCCGGCCCGCAGCGGAGAATAGACCAACCTCCGCCCCAGAGCGTCACCCGGGGCCGCACGCCTCCAAATCTCCTCAACAGCGGACCCTACCCCCGGCCCTCTTCTGGCAACATGATGACATCGTCGCCCGACTGGCCCGGCAGCGGCGCGCGGTTACGGcagcagtcctcctcctccaaaggGGACAGTCCGGAGACCAAGCAGCGGGCTCAGCATAAACAG GCCCCCTCCCCAGTGAACCCCAGTGCGCTGGACCGCACAGCAGCCTGGCTATTGAATATGAATGTGCAGTATTTAGACCATGAGGGGACGGAGCCCGAGTCACTGAGAAACAGAGAGGATCTGACTCAGGTGGAGAAG TATCAGCAGGAGATCTTAgtgctgcaggagaagctgcGGTCGTCGgtgcagaagctggaggagtaCGAGTCCCGTCTGAAGGGTCAGGACGAGCAGGCCCAGAAGGTGCTGATGGAGTACCAGGCCAGGCTGGAGGAGTCGGAGGAGCGCCTGCGCAGACAGCAGGACGACAAGGACCTCCAGATGAAGGGCATCATCAGCAG GTTAAtgtcggtggaggaggagcttaaGAAGGACCACTCGGACATGCAGGCGGTGGTGGACTCCAAGCAGAAGATCATTGATGCACAG gagaagCGCATAGCATCTTTGGATGCTGCCAACGCTCGTCTGATGAGCGCCCTCAGCCAGCTGAAGGAGCGCTACAGCATGCAGACCCGCAACGGCATCTCGCCCACCAACCCCACCAAGCTGCAGATAACTGAAAACGGGGAGTTCAGGAACAGCAGCAACTGTTAG